The Candida orthopsilosis Co 90-125, chromosome 3 draft sequence sequence aaaaaaaataagaataaataaaaaatattttaacTCCGTATTCCACAGGCGAAAGAGAAGACAAAGTAAAAATTCTTATTCATTTCAAACATCGTTGATTCCTGTTCTTCCAACCTTCACAAATGCAAACAAGGAATAGAAAAGTATTGAGTTGCGACAGGTGTCGTCgaagaaaaattaaatgTGACAGATTACAGCCTTGTAAAACATGCCATCGGTTAAAAAGAGAATGTCTGTACACGTTGGCAATAGAGTCAATGGAAGCCgccaaatcaaaatctcGACAAACCACTACCGAGTCCACTGGGCTTGCCGAAATACCGCCAACAAATTCAGGTGCTGTACCTACTGCTGGACAATGGGGAGAGTGGAGATCAGCGAACAATGTGCCACCAGTATCTTTTAAAAGCTCCAACTCCTCGGGTGACACAAATATTGCTCAACCAGTCTCCTTCCAAGAAAATGAGCACGGGTTGAGTCCTGATTTAAGCGAAGTGCTTTTGCTTAAACAAAGAATACAAGAACTAGAGATTCAATTAAAGACCGAGCAATCGTCCAATAAGAACAGACCGAATTCAATTCCCGCTACTACATGGCCAAGAACAACACAGCCAAAATCTGGTCAGACAAATTTTACTTACAGTTTTACAGACGGTAAACCTTTGCTTTTATCAGATAGACCCTTCCCATACATGCTCTTGATGAGACGTGAAGGGGGTTCTAAATTGTTATATAATCTTTTGGCTCGAGATGGCAAGAAAGATGGTCATTTGCTTACATCATCCTTAATGCTTTGTGAACTCAATACAGTTAGATTAGGAGAGGTTAAAGAGAAAGCTCGAATGGTACTCGGCGAATATTACATTCCACGTCCAGGAGAAGAAACTTTAAACACTgaggaattgaaaaagaggaTTGCTTCGAATCATTATGGATTACAATTCACTACCCCCGATGTGGACTGGAGAGATCCAATTGCTTGTTACTTTAGTTTAATACCACCAGCATGGGTATGTAAGAAATTGCTTGATCTCTGGTTCAAAGAGATTTACGTATTCATGCcaatcattgatgaacAGGATTTTAGGTCAGCATTGAGTAGAATTTTGGGGCCCCAACTTAACGATGACTACATCAATACGTTTCCAAATGTCGATTCATCTGACGACTTGGCGATTTTAGTAATGCATTTGATTATACTAAGAGCGACATATTTGTCTTTGTGGGACTTGAACGGGAACAGCATCTCACCACTAAGTCAGTATACTGTGACGTATGACGCTGTAAGAGCAGCAGAGACAATTATGAAAGAGTTTGATTTCACCTGTCGGCAGAGCTTGACTGTTGTTCAAGCAGGGCTAATGTTTAGATCCTACGTAATAGTTGCACCCGAAGCTTATTTGACCGGAAGTGCCGCACAGATGAAACTGGGtccaattgttcaactcTGCTATGCTCTAGGGTTAAATAGAGATCCATCTTGCTTCAAAGATCAGTCTCCAAAAATGCAAAACTTGCGTCGAAAGATATGGCACTATGTTGTTCGAATGGATGTTGCTTGCTCGGCAATTTTTGGAACTGTTTTGTCAACGGATGTCAATACATATGACTGTCCCTTACCTGAATTCCTGGTTGATACCGCAAACTGCTATGATCTCAAATTGGAACAAGCTATTATTGatacttttcatcaatcaaacaatgTGTACCTAATGTGCAGAAAATTGGCAGATTACCATTTAATTGCTAGTGATACTTTCCAAGTGGAGCAAGTGGTTAGGATACTTGAAGGCTTGGAGGCGATATTAGCCAAAACGTGTGGCAATGTAAAGCCATTATTTAATCAACCACTTGTTGATGGCATTGGTATTTTCACGATGCAAGTTTACATGGAAATAAAGCTTTTCATGGCTTATACATACTATTGTTTACATTTGTATCACGAAAGCGAAGAAAATCATCTTTTGCTGTCTAAATACTTTATCAAAACGACAACGATTTTATTACAAGATTTGGGTGATTTAAACACATATATATTCCTGAGTGCCAATACGAGTACCAATGTATTACTCGCGGCTAAATTGACAGAGTTTTATTTgcatttcaatttgatggtGTTTACAGGTATCCGATTGAGGTTGAAGTGTTATATGCAACtaaaatcattcaatgaGGAGAATGGAGGAGAAAAGAGCcttgaaaatgaaatacTTCTCAAGCTAGAAAATCAGTTGAAGGTGTATACCCATGCACAAGCGATAAAACTTGGAGAATTAGGAAAGAAGTATAGGTATTCCTTAATGTTGAGAGGAATGCATATGATCACCATAAAATTGTGTGATCAGTTCCAATACTTGTATGATGCCAACGATTCGCAGTCAATTAGAGAAGCTGCAATCAAATTGCCACTTgaagttttgcaaaaatttaGTCAAAAGCTAGATGTTTACCAATTGTCAAAGACTGAAGAACTATTTGATTTTAGTGATGAAGGcttgattgttgaaatggGTAGACAAAATTTATGggatcaattgaaaatgatcGAAACTGAAGAGACAGTAACTAGTACATGGATTGAAAAGACCAAGAAATTTAACAAGTTTGCTGAGGATATGAAACTAGGACTTAATTACAATCTCGGATTTGATCTACCGACCATTGGATTGAATCTATTCTCAAGCTGAGAACAATAGTACTCGTCTATATTCTATCTACCATGACTGGCCCCTTTTGCGCCATATTCTATAAGCTGTTAACACTAATATACAACTcacaaacaatgaaaacGATGTAGCCTTGAAATAAATTTGTAACCTCTCTACATCATTCCCATTTTGACCAGCATCAGCGATTTTTCCATAAAATAGGGAAAACATGATAGAGCCCATTGCTGGTGCAACCATAAATGAACCCCATGTAGAGCCCATGATATCGATACCCCATACTGATGCAACTATAGTGGGGTAAATGGTAAACATTCCTCCGTATGATATACCATTAAGTACAACATTGTTAAACCATTGTCCACCAATACCGCAGGCCACTGAAGCTAATAAGAGGGTAATTGAACTGTACCCTTTAGTTTCCAACACGTCACTCAATCCGCCAAATACCAATCTAGCTATGGTTGATGAAGTGGCTAGCACACTGACTTTATCCGAAAGGTTGGATTCTGATTTCACTGGTTCTAAAATGGCAACAATTGAGCttaaattgttttgataacTCTCCATAGGACCAATATTCATAATGAGTGAAATTAAGAGCACCCATGAGGATACATCTcttaaaaataaaataaatctCTTTTTGTGATTTGGTGGATCAATCGATCTTGTTGATCTTTGAGGCGTCAAATCGTTGTGCAATAAAGAAGTAGA is a genomic window containing:
- a CDS encoding Zcf34 transcription factor (transcription factor with zinc cluster DNA-binding motif); translated protein: MQTRNRKVLSCDRCRRRKIKCDRLQPCKTCHRLKRECSYTLAIESMEAAKSKSRQTTTESTGLAEIPPTNSGAVPTAGQWGEWRSANNVPPVSFKSSNSSGDTNIAQPVSFQENEHGLSPDLSEVLLLKQRIQELEIQLKTEQSSNKNRPNSIPATTWPRTTQPKSGQTNFTYSFTDGKPLLLSDRPFPYMLLMRREGGSKLLYNLLARDGKKDGHLLTSSLMLCELNTVRLGEVKEKARMVLGEYYIPRPGEETLNTEELKKRIASNHYGLQFTTPDVDWRDPIACYFSLIPPAWVCKKLLDLWFKEIYVFMPIIDEQDFRSALSRILGPQLNDDYINTFPNVDSSDDLAILVMHLIILRATYLSLWDLNGNSISPLSQYTVTYDAVRAAETIMKEFDFTCRQSLTVVQAGLMFRSYVIVAPEAYLTGSAAQMKSGPIVQLCYALGLNRDPSCFKDQSPKMQNLRRKIWHYVVRMDVACSAIFGTVLSTDVNTYDCPLPEFSVDTANCYDLKLEQAIIDTFHQSNNVYLMCRKLADYHLIASDTFQVEQVVRILEGLEAILAKTCGNVKPLFNQPLVDGIGIFTMQVYMEIKLFMAYTYYCLHLYHESEENHLLSSKYFIKTTTILLQDLGDLNTYIFSSANTSTNVLLAAKLTEFYLHFNLMVFTGIRLRLKCYMQLKSFNEENGGEKSLENEILLKLENQLKVYTHAQAIKLGELGKKYRYSLMLRGMHMITIKLCDQFQYLYDANDSQSIREAAIKLPLEVLQKFSQKLDVYQLSKTEELFDFSDEGLIVEMGRQNLWDQLKMIETEETVTSTWIEKTKKFNKFAEDMKLGLNYNLGFDLPTIGLNLFSS